One stretch of Arachis duranensis cultivar V14167 chromosome 1, aradu.V14167.gnm2.J7QH, whole genome shotgun sequence DNA includes these proteins:
- the LOC107475449 gene encoding pectin acetylesterase 8-like yields MEISRIWQWLNLPVCVLLLVKSEGSGFVPITYLEDAESKGAVCLDGSPPAYHFDKGSGEGVNSWIVFLEGGGWCNDVSTCLQRKDTRLGSSKQMDTQSGFYGILNNQQVYNPDFYNWNRIKIRYCDGSSFTGDVEEVDPINNLHFRGARIFEAVIKHLLAKGMENAENAILSGCSAGGLAAILNCDRFKSFLPNGARVKCVPDAGYFIHVPDVSGTKHIENFYKGVVETHGSAKYLSKSCTSKYGAGLCFFPQYVAQDIATPIFVVNAAYDSWQIRNILVPGMADPHGSWKNCKENLSNCTPDELDAVQGFREDFIKALSGVQNSPSKGMFIDSCYIHCQTGMQELWFNPDAPQLANTTIAKAVGDWFYERKPFQHIDCAFPCNPTCGKPVLNVKAHPEI; encoded by the exons ATGGAGATATCAAGAATTTGGCAATGGTTAAATCTTCCAGTATGTGTACTGTTATTGGTAAAGTCAGAAGGATCTGGTTTTGTTCCAATCACTTACTTGGAGGATGCAGAATCAAAAGGAGCTG TTTGTTTGGATGGTAGTCCACCGGCCTACCACTTCGATAAGGGATCCGGCGAAGGTGTTAACAGCTGGATTGTTTTTCTTGAG GGAGGAGGATGGTGCAATGATGTATCTACTTGCCTTCAACGCAAGGACACTCGCTTAGGTTCATCCAAACAAATGGATACGCAGTCTGGCTTTTATGGAATACTTAACAACCAACAAGTTTATAATCCAG ATTTCTACAACTGGAACAGAATCAAGATTAGGTACTGTGATGGATCATCATTTACTGGTGATGTGGAAGAAGTTGATCCA ATAAACAATCTGCACTTCAGAGGAGCAAGAATTTTTGAAGCAGTCATTAAGCATTTACTTGCAAAAGGAATGGAGAATGCTGAAAAT GCTATTCTCTCCGGATGCTCTGCTGGAGGATTGGCTGCTATATTGAACTGCGATCGCTTCAAATCCTTCCTACCAAATGGTGCCAGAGTGAAATGCGTGCCGGATGCCGGCTATTTTATCCATGT ACCAGATGTCTCTggaacaaagcacattgaaaATTTCTACAAAGGAGTTGTTGAAACACAT GGATCAGCAAAGTATTTGTCTAAATCCTGCACTTCAAAATATGGTGCTGGCCTG TGCTTTTTCCCACAATATGTGGCACAAGATATCGCCACGCCCATTTTCGTTGTAAATGCAGCCTATGACTCATGGCAG ATTAGAAACATTTTGGTACCGGGGATGGCGGATCCACACGGAAGCTGGAAAAACTGCAAAGAGAACTTAAGCAATTGCACACCTGATGAACTAGATGCTGTGCAAG GGTTTAGAGAGGATTTCATAAAGGCATTGAGTGGGGTGCAGAACTCTCCATCAAAAGGAATGTTCATAGATTCTTGCTACATCCACTGCCAAACGGGAATGCAAGAGCTTTGGTTCAATCCTGATGCACCTCAGCTTGCAAATACT ACTATTGCTAAGGCCGTTGGTGACTGGTTTTATGAACGAAAGCCTTTCCAACACATTGATTGTGCCTTTCCATGCAACCCTACTTGTGGTAAACCTGTCTTAAATGTCAAAGCCCACCCTGAAATCTAG